Sequence from the Candidatus Tanganyikabacteria bacterium genome:
TGCCCGATCGATGGCCATGCCGGCGGTGTCCACGAAGACGTCCACCTTGTAGCGCCGTCGGAAGCCCTCCGGCGTCTGCAACAGCAGATCCGACCGGCGGGGGATATCGCCCGAGACGTGGTAGGGCAGGCCGCAGTTGGCGAAGGACACGTAGGGCCCGCGTTCGAACACCGCTATCTCGGCATTCTCGCTCACGCGGCGGGCCCGGGCCGCGGCCGTGGCGCCCGCCGCCACGCCGCCCACGATCACGAGTTTCATCGGGGTGGCTCCTCCCCAGCATCCAGGGCGCGCAAGAGGAGCGCCAGGCCGGTTTCCACGGTCGCCAGTTCGGTCGGGGCCAGGCGGCTCACGACCTCCGCCTCGCAGGCCTGCAACATCTCGTCGACCTGCCGCTTGATCGCCCGCCCCCGCTCCGTGAGGCCCACCCGCGCGACGCGGCGATCGGCCGGGTCCGGGCGGCGCGCCAGCAGGCCGGACTTGACCAGTTCTTCCACGATGCGCCCGCCGCGTGATGGCGACAGGCCGGCGTCCACGCAGACCTGGCCGGTGCTCACGGGTTCGTCCGCCGGCATGCACGTGAGCAGCCAGCATTGCGCCTCCGTCAGGCCGGCCTGCTCGCGCACCTGCTGCTCCATGCGCTCGCAGCAGGAGCGGAGCATGGTCATGCCGGCCATGAGCGA
This genomic interval carries:
- a CDS encoding MarR family transcriptional regulator, whose product is MAKIVTGKTRLSGSLMAGMTMLRSCCERMEQQVREQAGLTEAQCWLLTCMPADEPVSTGQVCVDAGLSPSRGGRIVEELVKSGLLARRPDPADRRVARVGLTERGRAIKRQVDEMLQACEAEVVSRLAPTELATVETGLALLLRALDAGEEPPR